The Arachis hypogaea cultivar Tifrunner chromosome 19, arahy.Tifrunner.gnm2.J5K5, whole genome shotgun sequence genome has a window encoding:
- the LOC112775208 gene encoding GTP cyclohydrolase 1 has protein sequence MGCLDEGHFNGELENELSIGLGEVGFDEERVAAIGDAVKLLLQGLGEDVNREGLRKTPLRVAKALLEGTRGYRQKVNEIVGDALFPEAGLDNNRIGHAGGAGGLVVVRDLDHFSYCESCLLPFQIKCHVGYVPSGKRVLGLSKLSRVTDVFAKRLQEPQRLADEVCLGLQQGIKPAGVAVILQCRHLHFPDIESIFLESNHQRWVNVIVSSGSGVFGNKSADVWTDFFGLLKFRDIDIENVRPRGSSDQCWCPSVSSLSAKVSSKIVPLNPAMVTAVSSILKSLGEDPMRKELAATPSQYVKWLLNFQSIDMDVKLNGTLSGGLNPLNSNLEVNSNNKQICSELNLPFWSQCEHHLLPFHGVVHIGYFLSEGFTCIGKSLLQSIVHFYGFKLQLQEQLTRQIAETISPLLGGNVIVVVEASHTCMISRGIEKFGSSTSTIAVLGHFSTDRAARAAFLQSIPTPTYCEGQ, from the exons ATGGGCTGTTTGGATGAGGGGCATTTCAACGGTGAGCTTGAGAATGAATTGAGTATTGGACTTGGTGAAGTTGGTTTTGATGAAGAGCGTGTTGCTGCCATTGGTGATGCTGTGAAGCTTCTCTTGCAAGGTCTTGGTGAAGATGTAAACAGGGAAGGTCTTAGAAAGACGCCTCTTCGTGTCGCCAAAGCCCTCCTTGAAGGAACCAGAG GTTACAGACAAAAGGTGAATGAAATCGTTGGCGATGCTTTGTTCCCCGAAGCTGGTCTGGACAATAATAGAATCGGTCATGCAGGGGGTGCAGGCGGACTTGTGGTAGTCCGTGATCTGGATCATTTTTCCTATTGTGAATCATGCTTGCTACCATTCCAAATCAAGTGTCATGTCGGTTATGTCCCTTCTGGAAAACGAGTGTTGGGTTTAAGCAAACTTTCTCGTGTGACCGATGTATTTGCTAAACGACTCCAAGAGCCACAACGTCTGGCAGATGAAGTGTGTTTGGGTTTGCAACAGGGAATAAAGCCAGCAGGTGTTGCAGTGATACTTCAGTGTAGACATTTACACTTTCCAGATATAGAATCAATCTTTCTTGAGTCAAACCACCAAAGGTGGGTGAATGTGATTGTCTCTTCAGGTTCTGGAGTTTTTGGAAACAAAAGTGCAGATGTTTGGACCGATTTCTTTGGCCTACTTAAATTTCGAGATATAGATATTGAAAATGTTCGTCCTAGAGGATCATCTGACCAATGCTGGTGTCCATCTGTGTCTTCTCTTTCTGCTAAAGTTTCGTCAAAAATTGTACCTCTCAATCCTGCAATGGTCACAGCTGTATCTTCAATTCTAAAATCACTGGGAGAAGATCCGATGCGGAAGGAACTTGCGGCAACTCCTAGCCAATATGTGAAATGGTTGTTGAATTTCCAAAGCATTGACATGGATGTGAAGTTGAACGGTACTCTTTCTGGTGGCCTAAACCCTCTGAACTCCAATTTGGAAGTAAACTCCAACAACAAACAAATATGCTCTGAGCTGAACTTGCCCTTTTGGTCGCAGTGCGAGCATCATCTACTTCCATTTCATGGAGTTGTTCACATAGGATACTTCCTTTCCGAAGGCTTCACTTGCATCGGAAAATCCCTTTTGCAATCAATTGTACATTTTTATGGTTTCAAGCTCCAGCTTCAGGAACAGCTTACAAGGCAGATAGCTGAAACCATTTCGCCATTGTTAGGTGGAAATGTAATAGTAGTTGTAGAGGCCAGCCATACATGCATGATCTCTAGGGGAATTGAGAAGTTTGGAAGTAGCACATCTACCATTGCTGTATTAGGACACTTCTCAACTGACCGCGCTGCAAGGGCTGCATTCTTGCAAAGTATTCCTACTCCTACATATTGCGAAGGGCAATAG